tgtgaGTCATAAAAACcactggacagttttccactttgcctcagttcATCTTAAAAGAGCTTGGGCACAGAGTATGCttggtggttctggatcttatttatatatggtttcttctttgcatggtagagttttaacttgtatttgtggatgcagcaacgtacaCAGTGGTGTTCAGAAATGTTCCttagcccatgcagtgatttccacaacagaagcatgtctgtttgtaatgcagtgacgcctgagggcccaagatcacggccatccttCGGCCTGGTCTTCAGCCTactcccttgcatacagagaattCTCTGGATCTTCGGAATCATTTAATGATATTaagtactgtagatgatgagatccccaaactctttgcaattttacattgagaaatgttattcttaaattgaaGCACTATttttctttcacagagtggtgaacccctacccatcctcacttctgacagacccatcctctctggaattatcttttgatgcccaatcatgttactgacctgttgccaagtGATTTAGTTAGCTTTGttatattccaccaggtttagttttttagcattgcccaacatttccagtcttttgttgcctctgtcccaacttttttttaaatgtgttgctggcatcaaattaaaagtgggcatatatttttcaagaaacaacaaaatgtccccgtttcaacattttatatgttgtctttgtactattttcgattgaatatagggtttaaatgatttgcacatccttgcattctgtttttctttacattttacgcagcatcccaacttttttggaaacggagTTGCAAAAGAAACACTCCAGAACTTGTAGCCCTAATCTCCAGTTGGCCCTTTTTTTTACCTGCGGTGGTGCAGGTTCTGTGAGGAGATTCCTAATGATGAGAATGAAATCAGTCATGACAACACTTCTAAGAGCAATGTGGAGGCAAAGCCCGAGGGCAGCCCACAATCCATACACCAGAAAGGCATCATGACCAACAGCTGCGAGCCCCTCTCTGTGAGTCTAAGCGACATAATAGAGGTCAGAGACTAAATCAGTTAGTGTTACTATTTGTTTATGATTGGGAAATTAACATGCATTCGGTATGTAGTCTTTGAGTACTGTGTAGTACAGTGAAAGTAACAGCAGCAGACTTGTTTCAAGTTAGAAGTTAGATTTTGAACTTGACACCAAAAAATGAACAAATACCATCCTATTCATAACTGTGTATTACTGAACAGTACCTATTCAGTGGATGACCCCCTGCTTCTCTTCTGTATGTCATAGTTTGACCTCTCTCCAGAGGAGTACATTGACTGTCTCCCTGATGGGGAGCTGATGGCCCTGCCCTTGGTACTGGAGCAAGGACTAGGGGAGGACAGTGTCCTTGTGCCCTCACCCTCCCTGGACTTCAACGACAATGAAGACATCCCCACTGAACTCAGCGACTCCTCAGAGACCCATGACGAGGGTGCAGCTTAAATCTTTCATGCCGTTAACAGCTTCAATAAATGTGTCTTGAAAACATGCTAAGTAATGAATGTTAAGTAATGCTGCTGCTTAAAATGCTTTACTTAGTTGCTCATGTGTTTACTACACTGTGTGATTTCATGTCCCAAAAGAAACACAGTTCAAAGTGTGTATCCCTCTGTGGCTCTCCAGCAGGGGAGGTGCAGGCCTTCCATGACGACCTGAAGGGGAGACAGTACATCGATGAGGTTTACAAGTTCAGTGTGGACAAGATGTATGACATTCTGTTCACAGAGTCTCAGTTTATGACCGACTTCATGGAGCAGCGCAGGTTCTCTGGTCAGTCATTCTCTACTTTAGTTGTCCTTAAGCATTGTTCACTGATGTTGGCTCTGGCACTGGCTACTACCAAAGCCAGATTATTTGACACCTGGATAAATATAAGACCAGAAAATATGGTTGTTTATCAGCTTAGAAAATGTTTACCTTTGAGTTAAAATTACTAAAAGACAAAATGTACccttaataattaaatatttagctCCAAAACATGTAATAATTATTAGTAACCCTGCATTTAGTACATTTAGTACACTAATCCTGGCATCTTCAACAGCCCTAATGTTGTCCTGTGTATTTATAATGATATAATATGTATCCTGGGTTAAAATATGAATTACATAATATGTATGTAATTCACTGCCTTGTTGTACAGCTTAATCATTGCAACCTGGTTGCGGCATACCGCAAATGGTGGGAAAGATTCTCTGCGCCACTCATGATGGATGGAGACAGGGTGCTTTGTTTTGTTGCGCTCTCACGTTCTGTAAGCTCAGTTGCAGTTTTGGCTGCCAAAAGGCTCTCCTCCAGAGAGTGCTTtgtaaaagtattcagacccctgaccaaCTCTCTCATATTATTAAAATACACATGGCTTGTTGTAATTTTGCgttgtttcatgttttgtttgccaacctaaaactaaaatgtaatacttGTAAGACAACATTGGTTTATATTGGGAAATATTTTTAAGAAAGTAACAATATATTGcctgcataagtattcacctcTCAGACATTAATATTTGATAGACCCACCTTCTGCACACAAGGTGGGAGTGATCTTGGCCCATGGTGGCAGCTTTGCTTCAGGTTGTTCAAGTTGGTTGGACGATTGTGGACCACCATTTTCAAATAGTatcacagattttcaatgggatttagttCAGGACTTTGACAGGGCTACTTTAGGACACTAACCTTTTTTTAGCAACTCCAATATTGCTGTAGCGTTGTGCTTGGGATTATTGTCCAGTTGATAGATGAATTTTCCTACCAAGCTTAATTTTTTGGAGGCAGGTTCTCTTGCAGTATTTTATTCCATCCATTCTTTCCTAAATGTTAACAAGATAGCTAGTCCCTGCTAATGATAGCGATCCCCACAACATTTTGCTGCCATCACCATACTTTACTATAGAGTGGGTGTGTCTTGAGGCATGCACAGTGCTAGGTTTGCACAACATGTAGCACTTGAAGTTTTGAATAATAAGtcaattgtgttttatttcagtgatgGTGTGAGTGTAACGAGTGCGTAAAGgtgaaacaaaaagagaaatgaaacaaaacggATGATAGCAGTTAGTaatctttctcttcatcttttgTAATTTGGAAAAGCGTACCAACACGGTTTGGACATACAAATAATCATCTGTGAGGTGCAGAAAGTGAACAAGAGaatgcgctgctgccatcactcttctgccggtggttagtacaacggcgaggtggagcgccgAAGAGGAAGGGGAGAAGCTGTGCCACGTGGAGCAGACGTTACACAACTGATATAATCTGTGTAAACAGGGAGGTTGCACGGCACTGGAACTGAATACTTTGGCTAGCAAcaaatttcaaatatttttttttataaaatattttttccaataTAAAtccaatgtcaccttacaataatcatttttagttaaaaaaactaaataacttCAAACAGAACATAATTTCaaagtaccatttgtaattaagTCCAACCCTGTTTCTTTGTAGTAGTAATATTGGGTAGAATAAAACTTAGAATGAaactaatttaacaaataaaatgtttatccaTATGACCTAACACAGATATAGTGTTTCACCCCTGGAAGAAGGACGATGTAGCAGGGAACCAGACAAGAGAGATCATGTACACAATCTCCCTGTCTAACCCCCTGGCCCCCAAAACTGCAGCAGTCACAGAGACTCAGACACTGTACAAGGCAAGTCACGAGAGTCAGTGCTATATCATCGATGCTGAGGTTATTACACACGATGTGCCCTACCATGACTACTTCTACACACTCAACCGTTATATGCTGACACGAGTTGCCAAGAACAAGTGCCGGTTAAGGTGAGGAGGACCTTATGACAACAGCTGTTGGAAAAGCTTTTGGCTCTTAAACCTATTACATGTTAATTTAGAAACACTGAACAACCTAATTCCAGAATGTTTATGGTTTGTCCCTAGGGTGTCCACTGAACTACGCTACAGAAAACAACCATGGGGATTAGTAAAGGGTTTTATCGAGAAGAACTTCTGGAGCGGGCTAGATGAGAACTTTCAGCATCTTGGTATTTTCTTCTACCAGCTGTTAAGTCACAAATATCCAGCAACATTTAATATAGGGAGATAAGCCATCTTATTTTTATTAAGTAAAAACAGCTTCTATGTGCCATGTCAGAGTTGGAGCTGTCTAAGTTGGAGGATGTGGTGTTGGATTCGGCCCGGCATTCTCCCAAGATCAAGATGTTGAAGCAGTCTTtgaggcagaggaagagacCCCTGGTCCACATACGGAGTCAGCACCTGGACAGTGCCCTCCTCAGCCCTGTCTCTACGCCGACCGACGAAGAGGTCTTCCATCGCATCAGACATGTGGGCGTAACAGGTCAGATGGTAGCTGAATACTGGCCCTCTCTTGACTCTCAATTTTGTGCAAGCTCATAGAAACATTTATATAGTACATACTGAACATTACATAGAGTATTATGTATTTCCAAAAATGCTATTACATTAATTGTATTTGATTTGATCTGTGTTTGGTCTTGCCCCTCAGGTTCCACTCAGACCAGACAGATGCCTGAGAACTTCCTTGAAGGCTTTGCCCTCTACAGTGTCTCCAAACTGTTGCTCATCATAAGCTTTGTGTGAGTACATTATCTAGCTCAAAACACTAGCTCATACACGcgcatacacatacatatgcaTACAATTTGCTCACCTAATCTAGGAAGTTAGTTGATACtagtaagcttattactggctaataagctgttaaaatggccagtggcaaaaccatacagttcatagacgctgaggtgtaggtaaacttaataagaaatgttagtcagtttaatacaatcctcaatggtgtctagggactgctgaaacatgtaatgccgtggtgtagtggttaaagacagtgcctgtAACATGGACGActtaagttcaaatctattgagagcaatgacatttattaattatttctggtagattccacaattctcttgtcttttcacttgatgaaaaagttagctatcgtcacctttattgatagttattgtatcaatgtaattcacgaataaaagaaaaaggtatgttgttatgccatgaacgAAAAAAagatgttcttatgccatgaaatgaaatagctttggcaggctcattagcaattgctcaattcttatgactattccagtaagtttgtAGATACCGGTAatgcttattactggctaatacgctgttaaaacggccagtgacaaatGCCATACATAGATttaatttgtggtggaggtaaacatagAAAGAAACGTtggtcagtttaactgtatcaatgtcattcgtgaatggccaattaactgttacaACAGCCAATGGCAtgagaggatttgttcaggatagactcaagaggctatactgacaccaggcaaatgtacagctccctGGTGTAGTGGacaaccctcttcagatcaccccacagatgttcaattagatttaggtctgggctctggctgggccattccaaaacatcaaTCTCCTTcgggtgaagccatgcttttgtagatttggatatgtgctttgggtcattgtcgtgctgaagggtgaacttcctcttcatcttcagctttctaatggacgcctgaaggttttgtaccaaaattggctggtatttggaactgttcataatttcctccaccctgactaaggccccggttccagctgaagaaaaacagccccaaagaatgatgctccc
The sequence above is a segment of the Esox lucius isolate fEsoLuc1 chromosome 1, fEsoLuc1.pri, whole genome shotgun sequence genome. Coding sequences within it:
- the gramd1bb gene encoding protein Aster-B isoform X2, with product MATSPASNSNRSTPACSPTLHPKRSPTPHSQEPGENMVEKSHSEHSEKSPSIPEHVVQRTYSLQSARSGNKNSKKSQSWYNVLSPTYKQRNEDFRKLFKQLPESERLIVDYSCALQRDILLQGRLYLSENWICFYSNIFRWETLLAVRLKDICTMTKEKTARLIPNAIQVSTDSEKHFFTSFGARDRTYMMMFRLWQNALLDKPLCPKELWHFVHQCYGNELGLTSDDEDYVPPDDDFNTMGFCEEIPNDENEISHDNTSKSNVEAKPEGSPQSIHQKGIMTNSCEPLSVSLSDIIEFDLSPEEYIDCLPDGELMALPLVLEQGLGEDSVLVPSPSLDFNDNEDIPTELSDSSETHDEAGEVQAFHDDLKGRQYIDEVYKFSVDKMYDILFTESQFMTDFMEQRRFSDIVFHPWKKDDVAGNQTREIMYTISLSNPLAPKTAAVTETQTLYKASHESQCYIIDAEVITHDVPYHDYFYTLNRYMLTRVAKNKCRLRVSTELRYRKQPWGLVKGFIEKNFWSGLDENFQHLELELSKLEDVVLDSARHSPKIKMLKQSLRQRKRPLVHIRSQHLDSALLSPVSTPTDEEVFHRIRHVGVTGSTQTRQMPENFLEGFALYSVSKLLLIISFVICLSLVLLVFLNMMLFYKLWMLEYSTQHLTTWQGLQLHESKLPQTQMEWAQFLQSQQRFHKAELQKWREIVKSSVVLLDQMKQSLLNLQRGIGLRDYSSDYSSEADEKKGRYR
- the gramd1bb gene encoding protein Aster-B isoform X3, coding for MSAHVPEEMVWAVEAWEAHRGLALDGEVELDEVLAWWFAQSFPQGELEWEWGWATSGHQDQDCESEEVPSVLSPTYKQRNEDFRKLFKQLPESERLIVDYSCALQRDILLQGRLYLSENWICFYSNIFRWETLLAVRLKDICTMTKEKTARLIPNAIQVSTDSEKHFFTSFGARDRTYMMMFRLWQNALLDKPLCPKELWHFVHQCYGNELGLTSDDEDYVPPDDDFNTMGFCEEIPNDENEISHDNTSKSNVEAKPEGSPQSIHQKGIMTNSCEPLSVSLSDIIEFDLSPEEYIDCLPDGELMALPLVLEQGLGEDSVLVPSPSLDFNDNEDIPTELSDSSETHDEAGEVQAFHDDLKGRQYIDEVYKFSVDKMYDILFTESQFMTDFMEQRRFSDIVFHPWKKDDVAGNQTREIMYTISLSNPLAPKTAAVTETQTLYKASHESQCYIIDAEVITHDVPYHDYFYTLNRYMLTRVAKNKCRLRVSTELRYRKQPWGLVKGFIEKNFWSGLDENFQHLELELSKLEDVVLDSARHSPKIKMLKQSLRQRKRPLVHIRSQHLDSALLSPVSTPTDEEVFHRIRHVGVTGSTQTRQMPENFLEGFALYSVSKLLLIISFVICLSLVLLVFLNMMLFYKLWMLEYSTQHLTTWQGLQLHESKLPQTQMEWAQFLQSQQRFHKAELQKWREIVKSSVVLLDQMKQSLLNLQRGIGLRDYSSDYSSEADEKKGRYR